The following proteins come from a genomic window of Maylandia zebra isolate NMK-2024a linkage group LG22, Mzebra_GT3a, whole genome shotgun sequence:
- the snx27a gene encoding sorting nexin-27a has translation MADVGGDETRPVLPSASRNGPVVGSSAGTAGHGAAMVTSGPRMVRIVKSESGYGFNVRGQVSEGGQLRSINGELYAPLQHVSAVLPGGAADRAGIVKGDRILEVNGVNVEGATHKQVVDLIRAGEKELVLAVLSVPPQEADGLEGGEEVQPNYDYSDKQAVPISIPTYKHVEQHSERFVVYNVYMSGRQLCSKRYREFAILHQNLKREFSNFNFPKLPGKWPFSLSEQQLDARRRGLEEYLERVCSVRVIGESDIMQEFLSESDENYNGVSDVELRIALPDKTTISVRVRKNSTTDQVYQALVMKVGMDSIMASYFALFEVINHSFVRKLAPNEFPHKLYVQNYTSAVPGTCLALRKWLFSFQEEELLRDNPLALHYCFHQALDDVKKGFIKTEDKSYQLQKLAEQRKMATYLSLLRTCEGYNEVVFPHCSCDSRRKGHVITAISINHFKLHACTEDGTLENQVIAFEWGEMQRWDTDEEGMAFCFEYARGEKKPRWVKIFTPYFNYMHECFERIFCELKWRKQVEEEASDKDNKNCSNNEFLPPLETQQKGWRHLGGEIATS, from the exons ATGGCGGATGTAGGAGGCGATGAAACTCGGCCCGTTCTCCCTTCGGCATCCCGTAACGGTCCGGTTGTCGGTTCGTCGGCTGGCACCGCGGGCCACGGCGCAGCAATGGTCACATCGGGACCGCGGATGGTCAGGATCGTCAAGTCGGAGTCCGGCTACGGGTTTAATGTCCGCGGTCAAGTGAGCGAAGGAGGACAGCTTCGGAGCATCAACGGGGAGCTGTACGCCCCTCTTCAGCATGTCAGCGCTGTTTTACCCGGAGGTGCTGCGGACCGAGCCGGGATAGTGAAGGGTGACAGGATCCTGGAGGT TAATGGCGTGAACGTGGAAGGTGCAACTCATAAGCAGGTGGTGGACCTGATCCGTGCTGGGGAGAAGGAGCTGGTTCTGGCTGTGCTGTCTGTTCCACCTCAGGAGGCTGACGGTTtggaaggaggagaggaagtCCAGCCCAACTACGACTACAGTGACAAGCAGGCCGTGCCCATTTCTATTCCCACATACAAGCACGTAGAACAGCACTCCGAGAGGTTTGTG GTATACAATGTGTATATGTCAGGGAGGCAGCTGTGTTCAAAACGCTATCGTGAGTTTGCCATCCTGCACCAGAACCTGAAAAGGGAATTCTCCAACTTCAACTTCCCAAAGCTTCCTGGTAAATGGCCCTTCTCCCTATCAGAACAGCAGCTGGATGCACGACGTAGAGGCTTGGAGGAATATCTCGAGCGAG TGTGCTCTGTGCGGGTGATTGGGGAGAGTGACATCATGCAGGAGTTTCTCTCGGAATCAGATGAG AACTACAACGGCGTGTCAGATGTAGAACTGCGGATAGCCCTACCAGACAAGACCACCATCTCCGTCAGAGTCCGTAAGAACAGTACCACAGACCAGGTGTATCAG GCATTAGTGATGAAGGTTGGGATGGACAGTATTATGGCGAGCTACTTTGCTCTGTTTGAAGTTATCAACCACTCCTTTG TGCGGAAGCTGGCGCCTAACGAGTTTCCCCACAAGCTATATGTGCAGAACTACACGTCGGCCGTCCCGGGGACCTGCTTAGCACTCCGCAAATGGTTGTTCAGCttccaggaggaggagttgcTCAGAGACAATCCGCTGGCACTGCACTACTGCTTTCACCAG GCACTGGATGATGTGAAGAAGGGATTCATAAAAACAGAGGACAAATCCTACCAGCTGCAGAAACTGGCAGAGCAGCGCAAGATGGCCACG TACCTGAGTCTATTGCGGACATGCGAGGGCTACAACGAGGTGGTCTTCCCCCACTGCTCTTGTGACTCCAGAAGGAAGGGCCACGTCATCACAGCGATCAGCATCAATCACTTCAAGTTGCATGCTTGCACTGAGGACGGCACGCTGGAG AACCAGGTAATAGCTTTTGAGTGGGGGGAGATGCAGCGCTGGGACACGGACGAGGAGGGGATGGCTTTCTGCTTTGAGTATGCCAGAGGAGAAAAGAAACCTCGCTGGGTCAAGATCTTCACTCCGTAT TTCAACTACATGCACGAGTGCTTTGAGCGGATCTTTTGTGAGCTGAAGTGGAGGAAACAG GTTGAGGAAGAAGCGTCTGATAAAGACAACAAAAACTGCAGCAACAACG AGTTTCTGCCTCCTCTGGAGACGCAGCAGAAGGGATGGCGCCACCTAGGGGGAGAGATTGCAACTTCCTAA